From a single Pristiophorus japonicus isolate sPriJap1 unplaced genomic scaffold, sPriJap1.hap1 HAP1_SCAFFOLD_204, whole genome shotgun sequence genomic region:
- the LOC139244113 gene encoding fibril-forming collagen alpha chain-like: protein MKKKAVEDIRELVRLGVNAGQQGPGASGDPGRAGRGTLGERGLGASGDSGTAGTRGERGLGASGDSGTAGTRGERGLGASGDSGTAGTRGQRGLGASGEGDPRRAGTRGERGLGDSGDSGRAGRGTLGERGLGASGDSGRAGTRGERGLGASGDSGRAGTRGERGGGPSASGDSGRAGTRGERGGGPSASGDSGRAGTRGERGLGASGDSGTAGTRGQRGLGASGEGDPRRAGTRGERGLGASGDPGRAGTRGERGLGASGDSGRAGTRGERGLGDSGDPGRAGTRGERGLGDSGDPGRAGRGTLGERGLGASGDSGRAGTRGERGLGASGEGDPRRAGTRGERGPGRGLGDSGDSGRAGTRGQRGLGDSGDSGRAGRGTLGERGLGASGDSGRAGTRGERGGGPSASGDSGRAGTRGERGLGASGDSGRAGTRGERGLGASGDSGTAGTRGERGLGDSGDSGRAGTRGERGLGASGDSGRAGTRGQRGLGASGDSGTAGTRGERGLGDSGDSGRAGTRGERGLGASGDSGRAGTRGQRGLGASGEGDPRRAGTRGERGLGASGDSGGAGTRGERGLGDSGDSGTAGTRGERGLGASGDSGRAGTRGERGGGPSASGDSGRAGTRGERGGGPSASGDSGTAGTRGERGLGDSSGRAGTRGERGGGPSASGDSGRAGTRGERGLGASGDSGTAGTRGERGGGPSASGDSGRAGRGTLGERGLGASGDSGTAGTRGERGGGPSASGDSGTAGTRGERGLGDSSGRAGTRGQRGLGGSGDSGRAGTRGQRGLGASGDSGTAGTRGERGLGDSSGTAGTRGERGGGPSASGDSGRAGTRGERGGGPSASGDSGRAGTRGERGLGDSGDSGTAGTRGERGGGPSASGDSG, encoded by the exons atgaagaagaaagctgtggaagaTATccgtgaactggtcag actgggagtcAATGCTGGTCAACAAGGACCCGGGGCGAGCGGGGACCCGGGGCGAGCGGGGAGGGGGACCCTCGGCGAGCGGGGACTCGGGGCGAGCGGGGACTCGGGGACAGCGGGGACTCGGGGCGAGCGGGGACTCGGGGCGAGCGGGGACTCGGGGACAGCGGGGACTCGGGGCGAGCGGGGACTCGGGGCGAGCGGGGACTCGGGGACAGCGGGGACTCGGGGACAGCGGGGACTCGGGGCGAGCGGGGAGGGGGACCCTCGGCGAGCGGGGACTCGGGGCGAGCGGGGACTCGGGGACAGCGGGGACTCGGGGCGAGCGGGGAGGGGGACCCTCGGCGAGCGGGGACTCGGGGCGAGCGGGGACTCGGGGCGAGCGGGGACTCGGGGCGAGCGGGGACTCGGGGCGAGCGGGGACTCGGGGCGAGCGGGGActcggggggagcggggagggggacccTCGGCGAGCGGGGACTCGGGGCGAGCGGGGACTCGGGGCGAGCGGGGAGGGGGACCCTCGGCGAGCGGGGACTCGGGGCGAGCGGGGACTCGGGGCGAGCGGGGACTCGGGGCGAGCGGGGACTCGGGGACAGCGGGGACTCGGGGACAGCGGGGACTCGGGGCGAGCGGGGAGGGGGACCCTCGGCGAGCGGGGACTCGGGGCGAGCGGGGACTCGGGGCGAGCGGGGACCCGGGGCGAGCGGGGACTCGGGGCGAGCGGGGACTCGGGGCGAGCGGGGACTCGGGGCGAGCGGGGACTCGGGGCGAGCGGGGACTCGGGGACAGCGGGGACCCGGGGCGAGCGGGGACTCGGGGGGAGCGGGGACTCGGGGACAGCGGGGACCCGGGGCGAGCGGGGAGGGGGACCCTCGGCGAGCGGGGACTCGGGGCGAGCGGGGACTCGGGGCGAGCGGGGACCCGGGGCGAGCGGGGACTCGGGGCGAGCGGGGAGGGGGACCCTCGGCGAGCGGGGACTCGGGGCGAGCGGGGACCCGGG CGGGGACTCGGGGACAGCGGGGACTCGGGGCGAGCGGGGACTCGGGGACAGCGGGGACTCGGGGACAGCGGGGACTCGGGGCGAGCGGGGAGGGGGACCCTCGGCGAGCGGGGACTCGGGGCGAGCGGGGACTCGGGGCGAGCGGGGACTCGGGGCGAGCGGGGAGGGGGACCCTCGGCGAGCGGGGACTCGGGGCGAGCGGGGACTCGGGGCGAGCGGGGACTCGGGGCGAGCGGGGACTCGGGGCGAGCGGGGACTCGGGGCGAGCGGGGACTCGGGGCGAGCGGGGACTCGGGGACAGCGGGGACCCGGGGCGAGCGGGGACTCGGGGACAGCGGGGACTCGGGGCGAGCGGGGACTCGGGGCGAGCGGGGACTCGGGGCGAGCGGGGACTCGGGGCGAGCGGGGACTCGGGGACAGCGGGGACTCGGGGCGAGCGGGGACTCGGGGACAGCGGGGACTCGGGGCGAGCGGGGACTCGGGGACAGCGGGGACTCGGGGCGAGCGGGGACTCGGGGCGAGCGGGGACTCGGGGCGAGCGGGGACTCGGGGCGAGCGGGGACTCGGGGACAGCGGGGACTCGGGGCGAGCGGGGAGGGGGACCCTCGGCGAGCGGGGACTCGGGGCGAGCGGGGACTCGGGGCGAGCGGGGACTCGGGGGGAGCGGGGACCCGGGGCGAGCGGGGACTCGGGGACAGCGGGGACTCGGGGACAGCGGGGACCCGGGGCGAGCGGGGACTCGGGGCGAGCGGGGACTCGGGGCGAGCGGGGACTCGGGGTGAGCGGGGAGGGGGACCCTCGGCGAGCGGGGACTCGGGGCGAGCGGGGACTCGGGGTGAGCGGGGAGGGGGACCCTCGGCGAGCGGGGACTCGGGGACAGCGGGGACTCGGGGGGAGCGGGGACTCGGGGACTCCTCGGGGCGAGCGGGGACTCGGGGCGAGCGGGGAGGGGGACCCTCGGCGAGCGGGGACTCGGGGCGAGCGGGGACTCGGGGCGAGCGGGGACTCGGGGCGAGCGGGGACTCGGGGACAGCGGGGACTCGGGGTGAGCGGGGAGGGGGACCCTCGGCGAGCGGGGACTCGGGGCGAGCGGGGAGGGGGACCCTCGGCGAGCGGGGACTCGGGGCGAGCGGGGACTCGGGGACAGCGGGGACTCGGGGTGAGCGGGGAGGGGGACCCTCGGCGAGCGGGGACTCGGGGACAGCGGGGACTCGGGGGGAGCGGGGACTCGGGGACTCCTCGGGGCGAGCGGGGACTCGGGGACAGCGGGGACTCGGGGGGAGCGGGGACTCGGGGCGAGCGGGGACTCGGGGACAGCGGGGACTCGGGGCGAGCGGGGACTCGGGGACAGCGGGGACTCGGGGGGAGCGGGGACTCGGGGACTCCTCGGGGACAGCGGGGACTCGGGGCGAGCGGGGAGGGGGACCCTCGGCGAGCGGGGACTCGGGGCGAGCGGGGACTCGGGGCGAGCGGGGAGGGGGACCCTCGGCGAGCGGGGACTCGGGGCGAGCGGGGACTCGGGGCGAGCGGGGACTCGGGGACAGCGGGGACTCGGGGACAGCGGGGACTCGGGGCGAGCGGGGAGGGGGACCCTCGGCGAGCGGGGACTCGGGGTGA